The stretch of DNA GTACATGTAAGAAGTTATAATTATATCATAATTTAATAGAAAAACAAATTGAATCTTTTATAGACTCTTGGCCTTCTATCTTCTTAGGTGATTGATAAAGATCCACTAGTCTGCCTTTTTATTTCAACCTCTAGCAGCTCAGTATCGTTCTTCCTCCATAAATGTCATTGACCCCTTGGCATCATTCCACCTCCCACTGAACAATGGGGTTTTGTCCAAGCATCCCACAACCATGCGCCTCGGTGGTGTCACCACCAGCAGCCTCACTGCCCCCCGTGCCGTGCCCATCAGCAGGCCTACTATCGCCACTATCCCTTTTAAGCCCGCCAGCAACAAATGACCGACGCTCTAGCCAAGTCAGAGCTCAACCGTCAATCCCAAACTCTAGCCTATCTAGCTGGAGATGGTAGAGAGGCTTCATTGGGCGCAAGAGTAAGGGACATAACCAAGTTTGGGATGTGCATGACTTTTACCTTATATCCTGCATCATGCATGCATGACACATCAAACAAACATGAAAAATGACACAACATACTAGGAAAACAACTAAACGCTACTGCAGCCTTGAAGAGGTGAGATTCCAAATGCCCCAACAGTGGTTCATACATCATCCAAATGTATAATTCTATAGGGCTAAAAGGCAACAAGCAAATGCAACATATCCCTTTCGTGAAGCATTTCATTGTAGTATTTGGATATTGGATCAGCAATATATGAAAACAATTGTTGGCCATGAAAAAGACACGTTCACCAATAGTACAGAATCCAGAATCCTTCAATAGTCTTCCCAACCAGGACTAGCTATCCGGGACTTAGTCTTCCCAACCAAGACTAGCTATCCGGGACTAATGTGCCTAGCTTTTTTTTCCCGACGGCTATGCACCCGGGACTAATATAATATTTTACGAATGACTAATGTATTTTTTTACGAATAAAACAAATCGGCTCGCCGGCTCTGGTCACGCGGGCTAGCTTCTCCGATTCCAAAAATTTCTCCAAAATTACAATCACAATATCAATTACAATCataaatcaatcattcacaaaatCAATCGCATCATAAACGAATCATTCACGAATCAATCCCAGCCACATATACATATTTGAAAAAAAGTAAAAAACAATCTCGgcgtgccgccgcccgccgaggCCCGGCCGAGCGGGGTCTGGCCGCATGCGCGCCGGCGCCCGCCGGGGCCCCACTAGGCCGCCCGCCCCCACCGGGGCCCCACCGAACCGCCCCCGTCGGGGCGCGGTAGGCCACCCGCGCTGCCGCACGCCGGCGCCTGCCGGGGCCCgactgcgccgccgcccccccccccatcgGGGCCCCGCCGAGCCACCCCCGCCGGCGCTTGGACCAGCCGCCCGCGCTGCTGCACACTTGGGCCAAGTCGCGCTGCCCCCACCGGCACCCGCCATGGACAGGCTGAGCTCCCTCTGCTGGTCCCTGGCCGCACCGCGGACCCAAGCCGGTGCTGCTCGCCAAGATCCACGCTGGCAccagaagaaaagagaggaagaggacTAAGGGCCCGTTCGGATCCACCCCAAATAGCAAAACGTCgaatggcaaaatttttgctcctgtcacatcagatgtttggacgctaattagaagtattaaatatagtttaattaaaaaactaattacatagatgaggactaaatgacgagacgaatctattaagcctaattaatccataattagcaaaattacggtagcatttgcccttttgcactttggggtgtttggatccaaaagtacaaaaaaagtgcaaaagagcaaaagttttgcactttctctttctctttcccattCATCCGAACGCAGTCTAAGAGAGAAAGAAGAGGATAAGGAAGGAGAGGATGGGGACTATTGGAGAGAACCAGACGAGGGAGATAGATAAGTAGATAGAGATGCGTGAAAAAAAGCGCTTCGGTCCTGGTGGTTGGTTCCACCCGGGACAATTGGTTGGAGCCATCCACCAGAACAAATGCGATTGGTCTCGGTGGGTGGCTCCAACCAGAACTAAAAGGAGTGCATTATATCCTGCATAGAGCTACCAAAGCTACCAACTGGGATAAAAATACCTTCTCTAGTCCTACCTGTTGGACCCGGGACCCTATCAGTATAAACAATAGCCATTGTAGTTACACAAAAATGGTGTCCAAAGTCCAAGATTAGATTTGTAGTATTCACATTAGAGAATAGCACTATGACTTTTCTCATTATGTGCAGAGGCATGCATGTTATTATATGCTTGTGTACGTTTTTTTTCTTCTTACTAGAAGAGTGCACGTGCGGCACGCACGTGTTATGGAAAAATTAGTAAAATATACTTTTGTATTTATAGTGCCGATCATTTACTAATTAAATTAAAAACCAATAATTCTACCTATATTATACCTATACATACAGATTACGCACCACCATTGGACTGGAAGTCTTGACTCACCTTCATGGCATCCTTGGTCTTGGCAACCCAAGATTGGATGCAGCCAATGATCTTGCCTAAATTTGGACTGAATTTAGGCAGTAAGCTGTTTTTCCCAACAAATTATAAGACTCAAAAAAATAAGTTATGCACAGTTCAGTGGTCTATAGAACAACTAATCAGTTCAAGTGCCCACCAAATTTCTAAATATTATATATTTCTGCATAGATAGATTTAATAAGGGATCAGATAAAAGCTTTCATGGCGAAGCGATTTTCTAAAGATTTTGTATTGTGCATTGATAGAATTAAGAGATAAAAGCTTTCATGGCGAAGATATCATGGACCTCTTTATATTGCTGAATAATCATTGCAAAAGTTGGGCTTTAATCTAACACTCCTACCCAGCTGAATCTCAATAGGCTTGATCAGCACCCTGCGTGCCAGCATCTCTACCTACCATGGAAAAGTGGCTGATGAAAGTACTGTATGCCTATCTTTCCAGGTGTTTCGAATCATCCTAGTTATATGTGGCTCAAATCCCGGATAGAACATCCTATCAGCTTCATCCAACCTCAAGAATATCACTCTAAGATAGTAATTTTCCCGTAGCTAGTGCAAACGATACTAATCATCCTGCTTGGTGTACAAACAACAATTTTATCACCTCCATAGCTAGAAACACTACACAACTAATGCCAAGCACCTTATAGAACTTCATAATATTTGAGTGTATTGTTTTAGGTGCTGCACGTGCAGGTTACTTAGGCTACTATGCTGCTTGAATATCGTATggacatttcgtcgaacaccttgccTGCAATGTAGGGGTGCCAGTAAAGACTCTTGGAGCAGGAGATGCTAGCTGCTGCTACCGCTCCCGTGAGATGATGCCGCTCTTCCCTACCGAAGGCCTGCAGCCCTCCCGTGCTACCGACGCCCATCCTGTGATGCAAGTCCGTGGTGTCGAGGAGATCGGCGTGGAGCTGAGGACCGCATGCGACGCGGCTGCAGGCGGCTCACGGCCGGCGCGTGGCTTCCTGCTCTCCGGTTGCCTCCACTCGCAGATCTCTCTCCTCTCTGCTCTTTCTTCTCCACGACACCAAGCATCATCGGTCTCTCTCCGTTCTTCCTCTTCCATACCCCGTCAAGTAGCAGATTCAATTCCATCTTCTTTTGCCGAACCAATCAGCAGCGCACCATATCCATCTCCTTCTCTGCTTCTATCACCACCGAGCAAGCAAGCCAGCGCCCTGCGGCTTCTCCTCTACTCCTCACGGAACCACCATCTGCGGGCGGCGGGTGGAGGGCAACGACGAGCTGCATGGTGCTGCAGCGCGtgtggacgacgacgacgagctgTGAGGCCATGGCGCGCGCCGACGACGAAGGCGAGCAGCGGGCGACAGCGGAGTAGCGTAGCGGTGCGAGCAGCGCGGGCTGAGCCCAGGGGCTTGCGGCGGCTTTTGAGCGCGGCGGGTGCGGGGCACCAGCATGGGCTGGCGAGCGGAGCGGCTAGCAGGTGGACGGGGCCAGCGGAGAGAAAATAAGCGGGTCCAGCGGGTAAGGCTAGTCGCACCCCTCCAGCGCTAAATGAGTCTGTAAACAGGGCATAGCCCACGTGGTCCGTCGACCTTTCCAGCTTTCTTCTATGGAACCTTGCGGCCGCACCCTCTGTATTTCGATCTGCATCTCAACGAAACCAACGAATAAGGCCGGCGTAAGAGGAGAGACTGCTGCGGTGGAGAGGATAGCGTTCGTCTCCGCCAACGCTGGGTTTGCCGATTTACTGTAGCGAATGGAAGCATCCAGTACCATATACATGTACGCGGTGCGGGAGTTTCATCGCTGGATTTGCATTTCAGTCGCGTGTGGCGGTCCGCGGTGCGACTAGCCTAAAGCCGCGGACGCGGTGACAAAAACAATTGGATTTTGACGGAAACAATCTATAACTCGCGATTTCTATAGATCTATTTTTCCTTCCACCTTCCTTAACCATGATAGGCGGATCTCCTTCCACCTGCTTTAACCGTGACAGGCGGATCCAACATGAGAGGTAGGGTGAATCCGATTCGGATGAGAAATATTTTtaaaagtttcattctttataGCATAGAAGATATAAATAGATAGATAGATTACTATACTACATTAACTAAACTTTTAAAAGTAGCAAGGATTTAAACTTCTCTCTATAATTTATAGGCCTCTATCACTATTTCCATTGACATGAACATGATTTACAAAAAACAATACCAGACCTACCGATCCTCCTTCTTCCCAGTTGGCATAGAACATTTTCCTTTCTGAATCCATCAGATATATTTGTTGCTTTCCTCTCTTCCTCACCCTCCCGTCACCTGGAGTCCTGCATGACTGAATCCGTTCCACAGGTATAACAAGGCTAACTTTTTTTTTCCCCATTCTGTGCCGCATCATCCAGAGTCATGCTAATTAGCAAAGTCCTTGCATGGTAGCCATTATATTTCCTCTTAATATTTTACCATCTGATTCATCGTACCATAATAATAGCTAGTTCAATAAAACTGAAAGGGGTTGCTAATATTCTTATTGTCAACCAACCAGGCTACTTTTATCCAAATTTATTGGATGCATTTCAGTAGCTTTACACCAAAGAGTCTAGGAAATATCTGTTGTAGTAGATATGAAATTATGGTCTAATTGGCCCGACAAAGGCCTATTACTACTTAGTATGTTTCGATAAATTATTATGGTCTAAATCGGCGCAACAAATTAAAGGCCGAGAGATCAGAAGAATGATCTGCAGAGAACCCAGCAGCCAGCCAACCAGCAGAAAGAAAGAGCCAACTAAAAATGGATTGCGGTGTGTTGCAAATAAGGTGCCGCAATTTTACAGCGTGGTGTACGAATGCAGCTCGATTACGGTATCTCTAGATAAAACTACCATTTTCTTAGTGtcccacgtacaaatctctcgGGAAAGAAAGAGTGACACTTCACCCCAAGGCCGCGAGAAGTACCGACCGACTACCGAGCGAGCGGCGCTGGGCCACGACCTTGCAAGCCGTCGTCGCGCGCTCCGCCGCCGACACGGCAACCTCCCGCATGTCCTAGGCCGACGTCGAggccgcgccgcctcccccGGTCGCAATCCCCGCCCCGTCCCCCACAGCCAGCGCTTCGGCGGCGGCCGCTCGCGCCGGTGGGACCGCGAGGCAAACCCGTTCACGGACTCCGCATCCGCCGCTGACCCCGCGGTGGCGCCGTTCGAGGACATCCCTATGGAGACCGGTGCTCGACGACAACATCCGCCGCTGCAAGTACGCGCCCCCACCCCGTGCAGCGCGGCGGGGCacccgcccctgctcctcctcggctAGGCCCTCGGCCCGCGGCACCCCCTCCGGCCGGAAACGAAGGTCTAGGTAGTCCCCTGCGCCGCGGCAGCCGAGGCCACGAcggcaaggaggaggaggagggccagCGCGAGCTTGCCATGGCGTCCCACGAAATGcacgcagcggcggcggcgtggagggaAGCAAAGCCTGAGCTGTCTGATGGTGATAATACCCTGCTGTGTTCGTGGTGTGTGGTGCTCCAGATGGCTGGTGCGAAAAGAAATGGAGCCGAAGAACTAGCAATGGCCTGTGGTGTCCGATATACCGATACCATCGCCATGGATCGCAAattgttcgacgaaatgcccaCTGCCTTTTAATTTCAGCCTAATTTGTACACAGCGCTCTACCTGAGTGCGTGTGTCCTTGTTTATAGTTGCTCGTACATGAGCAATCCCAAAACAAAGACCCTTGACAGTGGCAAGACAAGTTCAGTTCGCACTTGTAGCACTCCTCGCTGTGCCGGTGCGCTTGGGTGCTGCTTCTTGCTGATCATGGACACGGGGTACTTTCTCAGCTCAGGGCCTTGCCGCTGCTCCAGTATGGACACCCTATCTGCTTCCGCAACTTGTGACTGCTTTTCCAggaaacttttgttcaaaaattgtAGTTTGGCTGTCACCTTTTATCTATGAGACTATGACTTGCGTTTTGTTTGATTAAATCATGCAGGTGGCATTTTTTTAATAGTTGTCGGCTCCCTAAAGTATTTCTAATCCCATGACAACTCCTCTACGACAACTTCTCATATAGGCTGAGCACTGAGGGCTTTAATCATGTGGTACCTGCAAAATTTATTATGGTCTTCCTGTCTACTCCCTCTGGTTCCCTAAAGCAAGTCGTTTTGTggttgtcctaagtcaaacatTTTAAACTTTGAATACAAATAAATTCTTTTGTGTTGAGTTTGAAAATGTGAAAGTGATGTAAGTAGATTCATCTCGAAATGTAGTTTCATAAAAGTAAACTTTAACTATATTTTATAGTAAAAAGTAGTGGCCAAATTTGTTTCTTGAAGACCGTGTCGATGTCCAAAACGACTTGTTTTAGGGAACTGGAAGGagtaaataaaaaagaaaatctGAATGTTTACACTTATCATTTTTAAAAGATGGCTGCCTCAGGATTGGGAGTTGGAAGTATTTCACTGATTGTATTGGCTGTCGGAAGCATTGCTCCAAGGTATGTATTTCATTCTTCATCTCCTCAGGTTTGGAATAGCATGCATGGATCATATCATATAAGTGCATTTTATTTTCTAAGATCTTACATGAATATTTGAGGCACTAAAAAGAAGCTAGACAAGTCCTCAAATAATTTAAACTATCTAAGAAACAAATTTGAAGAACATACAAAATGTTCAGTTCACTCAATGCATTGATCAGATACTTCTAGGGCTTGATGAGAGAAATTTCGATGATCATTTAAACAACGTTTCATATTAATTAAGAGAGTAATCAAGAATCCATGCTAATGATGATGGATACCGTAATTGCAGTCTTCTGAAAGCAGCCATTGGAGCAATTTTTGCAGCCTTCCCTGACTACCAGGACAGAATTACTATGATGGATACCGTAATTGCAGTCTTCTGGAAGCAACCAGTGGAGCAATTTCTGAAAGCTGCTCCTTGTTTAGGTATGTAATTATCTTCTCGCAACAGCAGTATATATCTTCAACAAGAAAGTTTACTGAATATGGAGCTTTCTAAAAATTAGTTGCCTATTTGATGGGGATCCCTATCCTGGGATATTCTCTGGACATTTGGAAGGAGCATGTTAATTTGATAGATGAGCACGCAGTTACAAAAGCTAATCTACGGCGGGCAATTGATGGAAAGGAACTAGACAGGTAACCATCTTTACACCTGTCCATATTCATGGTCTATGTTCATATTATATTTATACTCTGTTTATCGTGTTATCACAGTAAAGATGACACCACAGAGTACACTTGATCATTGCAGCGCAAACCTACAAAAATATCACCAGGATAAGCTACTTATTATGCCTACAAACTTTTATCAGATGAGCTGTGGTTTCAATGGCAAGACTACCTTCTGACATTATAGAATATGAGGAAGTTGTAGGTCAACCATGGAAAGGTCCGGTCGCGCAGGATCTGAACAAGTCTGAATATGATTAATTGCGTGCCCCCACTCGGAGAGCATGGAGCTAGGCACCTGCTGAGCCAGGGGCACCTGGCTCCCTAGCTAAGCGGAAGAAGGGGCGGCGGGTCATAGAGTAGGAGCAGCCGTACTCCAACAGGCTCACGGTCCTAACCTCATATCTCACACCAACCGAAACCAGACGACATAACGGAACGAATGAACGAACAAACACACGCACAGACAggcaagaaaagaaagaaaggtggAAGCAAGGTACTCCCTGTTCTaatggcgccgccgccccgagaaCAACGACTGCCCTCGCTGGCCGGCCGTGCGCGTGTAATTAGACTTCTAAATAAAAATATTCTCTTTAATACTATGGGATTAAAGTTTAGATCTCCGGATCCAAACATTCCTTTAATATTGCCCGAAGCCTTCATGCTAAGAAGCTTCGGCTTTGCCTCCAAAGCTCCGCGACAAGGGGCTCCTCAAGCTCTTTAGCTCCGTCTTCCCGTGGGCGAGGTTCACACCCGTCTCCAGAGCTTCGGGTAGCACATTCGTAGGCTGGTCTCAGGAGCTAACTCCGCTCGTCAAATTCTTAAGAGCATCTGCAACCGTATTTTTTTTATTATAGccctttttgaaaaaaaattataTTTGGACCCCTGCACAACGTATTTTTGAATTTAGACCCTGGGGCTCGGCGCCGTGAGTCAGGGCGCCGAGGTATCTAGCTCAGCTATCACATGCCCACCCAGTTGGCGCCGATATAGCGTCAAGCTCGGCGCTAAAGGTCATGGCGCCGAGCTTGGTGCTGCAGATCGTGGCGCCGAGCTTGGTGCCACAGATCGTGGCGCCGAGCTGGCAACCATAACGGCCTCATTAGCCTGTCCGAGCCTTCATCCCATATTTCTTACCCCGTCTCGATTTTTCTATCTCACCTTCACCCGCCCAAACTCATCAATTGACGTATTTGACCTTGAAAACTTTGTTTTGATCCATAGATCTTCGAGAGCAAGGTatcctctctccccttctcaATTTTTACGTATTGATTTGATCTATATTATGCGTATTATTCAGTGTAATTGCTTAAGGTTTAGGATTTAATTATTAATATGTGTATTATGCAACTTTAGATGCCTAGGCGTGGTAAATCTAGTAAACCAAAGGTGATGACTAGAACAGTCTTCACCCGTTTGTCGCTGACTAGTGGTGTTCCTGTGCCGATGTGCTTCTGCGGTGATCCTTGCAAGGTAGCCAAGTCAAATGAAGAGGAATCATATAAGCAGAGGTATTGGATGTGTAAAAATTATGCATTCGACTCTACTCCTCGTCAGATTCACATTGGTTGCTGCTAagaatatttattttttttaatattTTCACTGTCATATAGAATCATGTATGCCTCATGAGTAATAGCAAGTGTGTATCAATTGAATATTTTGCAGACCCCTCCCCCGCTTTGTGACTTTGAGCAGTGGATCGACACTAAGATCAAAGAGGAGGATAAGGAGTATCTACGTAGAATGAAGGTGTGGGATACGGAGCGGAAAGAGTTGTTGGAGCATAGACGGCAAGAGGAGGCAGCAGAAAAAGAGCGAAAAGAAGAGCTGGAAATGAGGCATGCTACTCAGCACAAGGAGGAGAGGGAACACAAGCTGGAGCGTGTTCGCCGTGCGAAGACAACAATGGAGGAGAATCCAGATGCATTAAGGAAGGGAAAGTGGTCTGGTTGCTCAGTAGTATGCAAGATTTGATAGTTGTATGGTTTATTGAAATAATAATCATGTCATTATCATTATGTTCTCATGTActtaatttatttatttttatattgtCATTTATTACATCTTCCATGACCTCAGTTGGTAACGTAATGGAATCAAGACTAACAAATTACATGCATTACATAGTTGAACACGCACAACATATGCAGTGGCATGTGAGGAACGTTGGACCGGTACGAAACAGCGGTAAAAAGGTCCTGAACTAAACCTAACATACCTTAGATAATTaaatgaaataacaaacatatGGATATAGCATGTGAATAAGACAGATTACTCCTAGTACTCTCCCCACGTAGCAAATTGTGTTGCTCCTTCTCCATAGTATCCTCCCATtgcaggcggcggtggcggtggtgacgGAGGCCCCTTGTTCCTGTGACAAGCATAGTTGCAATATGGATTAGTGCACGATACCTCCCGTGAACCGACTCCATTGCTGCTGTCATCCTCTTCGTCGTCCTTGTTATCACTGCTTACTTCCCTTTTCCCTTTCTAGATCAAAAATAGCATTCTGCAGGTAGTAGATGTACTCCTGATGCGGATGAAGTGGAGGAGGATCGACCCACCTGACGAACCCACAATTTTCTAGAGAATCTAAAGACTGTAACAAATATTTCATGTAAGTTGTACAAAAGAAGAGAAACATACATAACAAATAAAATATAGTAACAATTACCAAGCTcgcgggcatttgaagaaacgACGACCTCCATCGGTCCTCTCGGCGCACATCTGCACTAAGCAGCCCTCACCATGCATACATTTTGGCCAATCTTCTTTGCGGTCATCGTATCCTCTAAGAGGCTTCTCCTGGTTGAATTCACCTTTACTCTCAACTGGAAACTCATACACAGCCTCCGAATAGGATTCAGAACCAACAGACCCCTCCCACACAATGGGAGGtcccttccttcctcccttccCACTCCTAGTGCAGAAACCCTTTCCACTGGATGACCCTCCAGACATTCTTTCTTACTACAGTGTCTCTTGTTTTCAAAGTAAGAAACAATTCATCCAGCAATATGTACATATAGACCGATGCAGGTTTACAAACTGATATGTGGCGTCGTAAATGCACCTGAAAAGCCTACAGCCTACAGACCTATAACTGAAAAGTCTATATGAAAGGACACTGAAAAGCCTATATGGAAACATACTAGAAAAATCTAAATGAAAACACATTGAAAAGCCTATTTCAATTCAGACTGCAAGGCTAGATTTTTTTTCCGATTGGACAACACATGTTGTAATAAATACACTGGTACGTTCATAATTATCATAAAGTCATGTTATGCGTTTCCGTACTACGATGAACGAATCACGGAAAAAATTCGCAAGAGCTTCACTTGTTTCACGAGCATTCACAATAAAAATAATACATCATAATATGATACAAACATATATTTAACGAAATACCACCAACATATCCACCAAGAACCAGAATATCTACACATATCAGAAGCATAGTCCATAGTCCACAATAGTCCATACGCGCGGAATAGTCCATACAAGCTGAACGGTCCATATTATCCACGAACTAACCCTCACTGCCTCCTAGTCTTACCCTTTCCCTTACCAAGAGCGTCAGTGCTTGGAGTGCAAGGGTCACATGGACGGCGCTGCCTACATGCTGCCTGCTGTGAAGGCTGTGTGAAAGGAGCATCTTCCAGTTGAGACACTCCAATCTCCTCGGCTCCATCCTCCCCGTCCTTGCCACCACTATCCTCAAAAGTAGCCCTTGTTGACCTGGATGAGCTCTATCGTCTGGAGCCTAAGCCTCGTTGCATTGATGTAACGAGGCCTGCACTGGTGTCGGATAGTCTTGTCGAAGGACCGTGCACGTCCGTCGCCGCGCTAGTCCTGCAACCACAACGAGCAGCAGCACGGCGTAGGCGACCTGCAAGTCTCTGCATTTGAACATAAAGTTAGTGCATAAGATTAAACGGCGTAGGCGACATGTTGAGTACAACTTTCTAGTAATAAGGGTAGAGGTCAATTGTCGATGCCTCAGCTGTAGATCTATGTCGGCAAAAGTATGTGGACCTACAATTTTGGTGATTTTGAACTTTCCCGTGGCCTTCTGTTTATGAGCACGGACCCTCCAATTGCAATCAACCTTCTCGCACACCACTGTATAGCGCCGCTCCACATACGAGTGCCTAACCTTAAATGGTCTTTTATGTTTCACAGAATACTCCTGTAACCACCTTCTCAATGTAGGCAAATCCTTGAATAGAAGGCCCTTCTTAATTTCCATGCTATTCCCAGCCTCAGGAGCCTCTAGCAGCTCGACATCTC from Panicum hallii strain FIL2 chromosome 3, PHallii_v3.1, whole genome shotgun sequence encodes:
- the LOC112886570 gene encoding uncharacterized protein LOC112886570 isoform X3; the encoded protein is MAASGLGVGSISLIVLAVGSIAPSLLKAAIGAIFAAFPDYQDRITMMDTVIAVFWKQPVEQFLKAAPCLVAYLMGIPILGYSLDIWKEHVNLIDEHAVTKANLRRAIDGKELDR
- the LOC112886570 gene encoding uncharacterized protein LOC112886570 isoform X1, producing MAASGLGVGSISLIVLAVGSIAPSLLKAAIGAIFAAFPDYQDRITMMDTVIAVFWKQPVEQFLKAAPCLVAYLMGIPILGYSLDIWKEHVNLIDEHAVTKANLRRAIDGKELDRPLPRFVTLSSGSTLRSKRRIRSIYVE
- the LOC112886570 gene encoding uncharacterized protein LOC112886570 isoform X2, whose product is MAASGLGVGSISLIVLAVGSIAPSLLKAAIGAIFAAFPDYQDRITMMDTVIAVFWKQPVEQFLKAAPCLVAYLMGIPILGYSLDIWKEHVNLIDEHAVTKANLRRAIDGKELDSKDDTTEYT